The segment TTGTGCTGGAGCACAACCAGCTAGTAGACATACCGTCGCGCACGATACGCGATCTGCGCAAGCTGCGGCTGCTTAGCTTGCGCGGCAACGACATCACCACGGTTGCGCCGGACGCATTCCGCGGCATCGAGAGCACGCTGCAGTCACTGGTCCTGGCCGACAACTCTATCACGCAGCTCGCCCCGAGCACACTGGCCGGCCTGCCTAACCTGGAGACGCTCGATCTGTCCGGCAACGGGCTGATGCAGCTCGATGCGAACGTATTTCGCGATGGGTTGGGCAAGCTGTCGAAGCTACTGTTGGCGGATAATCTGCTGCAGCACGTGCCGTACGATGCGGTGAGCGTGCTGAGCCGACTGCGCACGCTCGATTTGTCGCGTAACAGGCTGCAGGATCTGACGCCTGACGAGGACGAACAGCAGGGCATGCCGGGGATGCCCGGTGGCAACTACCGGCTAACGCTCGATTCGCTCAACCTCAGCTACAACGAGCTGGAAACGCTGCCGGCCGCCTCGTTCACGCTGATCGACACGGCCAACATGACGCTGCTGGATGGCAATCCGCTCACCCTGATCGAGGACAACGCGTTCCGTTCGGCCAAGATACGCGAGCTGTACGTGCGACACTGCGACCTGGACCACCTGGAGCCTGAAGCGTTCTCCGGGCTGGAGAACTATCTGCAGGTGCTAGATCTGTCCGGCAACAATCTGACCGAGGTGGCGGACAACCAGTTCCGTGGGTTTGAAAATTTGCGGTACGGTATATTGGTGGCAGAGCCATTCTTGAAACACGCGCGTGATATCATCCTcttgttttctgtttcgtttACAGCTACCTAAACGTGAAGGACAATCTGCTGCGCCATTCGGATCAACGCAATGCATCTCCCTTTGCCCGGTTGAACCTGAACCGGCTGGAGGCAGTGGGTCAACGCAATCAGCCGATCGCGCTAGCCGAGCTGGGAAACATGCGCAACCTGCGATCGCTAACCACCTCCTACCTCCCGTCCGCCAGCCTCGGTCCGGACGATTTCGCTAACTTCAGCCCGGAGCTGGAGGAGCTGCGGCTGAACAGGGCCTCGCTGAAAGTGATCAAGGCGCACGCCTTCACGCACGTGCGCGGTCTCAAGCGGCTGGATCTGAGCGAAAATCGCATCGACTCTATCGAGCCGGACGCGTTCAGTGACGTGGGTCACTCGCTCGTGTCGCTCCGGGCGTCCCACGGGCTCGGCTCGCAGCTGGTCGTGTTTCCGATCGAAGCTTTCCGCAAGCTGACCGCATTGGAGGCGCTAGATCTGAGCAACAACCGGTTGAAGGCGATCGGCGACACCAGCTTCCATCTGCTGCGCAATCTGGTCAGCCTGGAGCTGCACGACAACCAGATCGATGCGCTCGCCAAGGGCACGTTCCAGTCCGACATCCACACGAAGCTGATGATGATCTCGCTGGGCTACAACAACATCAAGCAGCTGATCACACACACGTTCGTCGATCTGGAGGAGCTGGaggcgctgctgctgggggaCAATCGGATCGAAACGATCGAAAAGCGCACCTTTATGAACCTGAGTAACCTCAAGCTGATCAACCTACGCGGCAATCGGCTCAGCAAAATCGCAGACGAAGCGTTCCAGGTTGGGAGATATGCTTTTCGCAAGGGTTTGTACGGTTTGGTCTAATCTGTTCTTTTGTGTTACGTTTTTACAGAATCTGCCGGAGTTGGAGAAGTTGGATCTGGCATACAACTCCCTGACTGCATTCGATTTCATGTGTCTTGATCAGGCAAGCTTCAGGAAGATGCTTTGTTGAAGGCATTGAAGATTGCAATataatgttgtgtttttctgttgTAGGTTGGTTCACTGACTTTGCTCGAGGTGGATGTTAGCAACAACAAGATCAAAACGCTTGGCACGGTAGAAAACGCCACCGACAATGGCGGGCaccgggagcagcagcagctgcagccgcAGCAACCACAGCAACCCACCATACACTCCAACATACGGGCACTGGActtttccaacaacaacatttcCCGCATCATCCCCGGCTACTTCCGCCCGACGGAGCTGTCGCTGATGAAGCTCGTGTTACGCCAGAACCAGCTGACCACCGTTGCGCGCGAGCTGTTCGGCAATATGCCACATCTGAGCTGGCTCGATCTGTCGGACAATGAGATTGTGGAGCTGGAGTACGACGCACTACGCAGCACCCGCAAGCTGCAGGTGCTGAAGCTCTCCCACAACCTGCTCACTGAGGTGCCAGCCGAGCTGTTCCGCAACGTGCACAACCTGCGTGTGCTAGAGCTGGCCCACAACAGCCTAAAGTATTTGCCCGACAGTCTGCTGCTGAGCGAGGGTCTGGAGCGGCTGGACGTGTCGCACAACCAGCTTACCAAGATACCCGTTACCGCGCTGTCGAACATGGCGGCACTGTCGCTGTGCGAGCTCGACCTAAGCCACAACCACATCGGAGCGATCCACAGTATCGATTTGAGCAACAAATTCCGCGTGAGTATCGTTCGAATGCCTGATATCTGTTCTCTCGACATAGACGTTAGGTTCGTGGCTTAGCAGCATGGTCTTgcagaaattaaaatttcatttagcCTAAGAACCCAATGAACTTACACATTTTTGCTCTCCGCAGTCGTTGTCTTGGCTGGATCTTTCTCACAATCGGCTCGTAAGGCTGGAAGATGCGGCCTTCGCTACCCTGCCTCGACTCTCCGTACTGAATCTTTCCCACAACGACGAGTTGGAAGTGATGGGCAAAGCATTCGTTGGGCTGGAAAACAGCCTGATTGAGCTGCAACTGGCGAACGTTTCGCTCAGCTCGGTGCCGGAGCTGTCCAATCCCTCGCTGCGCACGCTCAAGATCTCCCACAATGATCTGCCGACGATTCCGCCGGAGCTGGCCGCTAACATGACGTCCCTCCGGGAGCTGGACCTGTCGGAAAACGATCTTACTAGTGTGCCATTGATCACGCACTCACTGCCGAATCTTAAGTATGCCGCCACAAACATTCGTTTTCGTATCAAAATCGTTTCAATACGTTAACTTATGCTAATCTCTCTTTCCAGGCGCCTGTCCCTTTCGGGAAATCCTATCACGACACTGTCCAACACGAGCCTGCTTGGAGCGGCGGACACACTGGAACAGCTGGACATTGCCAATCTTAACCTGCATTCTATAGAGGTAACATCCAGGGATGTGTAGATGGGCGTTCTTCTGGATTCTAACAAAACATTTCGCACGCTTCACAGACAGGAGTCCTGAACAAGCTGCACTATCTACGCTCGCTCACAATATCAACCTTTCCGGCCCTTCCCAATTTTAACATTCCCCGCATACTGGAGAATGCCAACAATTTGCGCGACCTCTGGATAGAGGCCCCCAAACCACCCTCGGCCACTAGCGCTATGGGTGGCCCGGTCGGCTCCACGTCGAAAGCCTCAAAACCCATCGCCGTGGCTGCAACAGATTTACGCCGTGAGATGGACGGTGTACTACCGCGCAAGCTGCAGAGCATTACCTTTGGTGGCGTTGGCTTCAGCAGGCTCTCCGACACAGTGCTCAAGGGTGTTCGTTCTGCTACGTTACACTTCCGGCTGCACAATACCTCCCTGGTAGCGCTGCCGGGCAATCTGTTCCGCCACATGGGCAAACCGGTGCGCAACATAACGGTCACGATCGATGAGGACAACGATCTGCTGCAGAGCGTGCCCAACCCGAACACGGCCCACTATCTGGCCCTGCCGGAGCACGTCTTTCTGACCGAGCTGCAGATCAGTGGCAGCGTGCTGAATTGCGACTGCGAAATAGGGTAAGCGGTAACTTACACAGCACATACAGCTCCCACTAATGTCACATTTGCTCTTTTATCCTCCTTGACAGGTGGATCGAGTTCTGGCAGCGAAAGCGACGTCAGTACCTATGCCCCGCTAACCCGTGGACGGAAACGAGCCTAACGAACTACTTTAAGCACGCGACCCCGCTCGCCTACGCCAAGGGCTCCGACTGTGGTGATTCAGCGAACGAGCTGAGGGAAGCCCGGTgcagcaacaagaacaacgATCTGTTGCTGGAAGTGCTGAAGAAGGATCTCGAGTGTGGCTGGGGCAGCACGGGTAACCGGCTCGGTATCGTGCCCGCGATCGCCTTCGTGCTGGTGTTCATCGTCCTGCTCATCTGACTCATGCGCTACCTATTCCGAATGTACAGTGAATTCTACGACTACCTCGAGCAGCTCTATAGCGAGCAGACGATCGGTGGCAATGGATCTACCGTAGTCGGCAGCTACCTGGACGATGGCTGCGACTACAGCAGCGAACTAGACATCGAGCTCGAGGAGCTGTGAATGCTCTATCCTTCTCATCCTTTTTATCCTTCCCCAGCTTGTCGTTTatggcgtttgttttttttaatataagaAACACTCTACAACTAGCGCAATGTTCAACCCCCATTTTTTATGTGCACGTGTTTGCCCGTTTGCTGACGTTAAGAATATTGCTAACGTTCACAAATGTACCAATACTGGGGACGAAAAAGACCGGCTGATATGCGGTTCAACAAATGGCTCGTCCGGGAATAAATGCAACCTTCCACTACTCAGGAATCTTTACCAACTGACTGCCGGGGACATTTACCAGTAAGAAAGCATCTCACTGTCATCGTTCGCGTTATCTCACCTCACAACTTATTTATTCGTCGTTCCAAATCGGTAGATGTGTCGTTTCTTGTTCATTTCATGCATTTGCTGggtttttaaaaattgtaGAACGCATATAGCACTTAAGACTATTGTTGTTGAACAAACCATTAATAAAGCTTCGTCAAATGAGTTGAAATTGATCGCGTGTATTACTTGTAATACACGAACTCGCAGCACCAatgggtcggagtcgcttatgctttcttgtGCCTACTCATCATTCGGGATTGGTTTCGACTGGTTCGCACCCGACTCCGAGTcgggtcgtgaaatgaatcCTATGACCTACTACTAATaaaggtactatatagtcccagcttggtccatcgcgacaggttctttagGGTGAATTTACCGTTCTTTACCAGTTCAGCTGCGATTCCGTTGGATCCGGgtgctttgttgtttttcagtCAACTGATAGTTTTTCGGGATGCTAGGTGACACTAACATAATGCTATCAGCTAGTGGAGCAtctagctgttcgttaaaCTCATCATTAACTagttcatcaaagtactgtgGCCATCACGAGAgaacctctggctggttaagAATCGTGTGTATTGCttaatataaatttaaatacaagatatatttttgatttttggagaATACATGGGaaacataaatgaaaatatGAGCGATTAAACATTATTAATACCGTACGCAGCCAGAATTTCATCCAGCAGCGTCTAACTGCCAATTCAAACAAAGCTTGTGGCGGAAACTCGTTTGCGTGTGGAAACTGCACTTAAGCGTCACGCCGATCGATGTCCATTGACAGCTTATGCAAGGAACAGCTGTCAAGCGTGTGGTGTTTTCAAAACATGCCCAATCCGTATCTATTTTTCCCTGTGccctttctttgttttgttgtatcgTAGGGCTTCGTTGTGATTTTTTCAATAATGACGAAGGACAAACGGGTAGGTGCGCAATTAATGTGTTGATTTCACAACCTACGATTAGTGAATAGTTTAGCTAGACTGTTTTATAATTGTGAGTGAAGGTATGATGATGTGATGTTCTATTCCTACCAAATACCGTGCGTGATAAATGCAGAAATGTGCGCTTGGTCATCGTTTAATCCATCTTGTGCACGATAGATCGACAATAGAGCTTTGTGTGTGAGTCGTACTAAGTCAAGAGTAGTTTGGCAATTCAAATAATCTCTGGTACACGTTTGAGCCACTGCTCGGTCCAACAATGGAAGCCGTGAAGCCCAGGACGAAGGTAAGAGCGAACTGAATCAGCGTTGCAATCTTCTGCAATAATTGACCTTCCGGTTGTTTACTTTCTTCTTCGTCAAAAATGTGCGCTGTCGATGGTGCGAGTAGAAAAAAACTAGCAGCAAAAAGAGTGTAATAAAATCAACTGCTGCCAAGGCCGAGGAAGTGCAAGAAACTGTTACCGAACCAACAGTTATACCAACAGCACTAGCACCAACATCGCCATCAGAGGAGCAAACGGCATACGAAGAAGTGGAAGAAGCGACCTTTAGCAACGATCCAGAACAATCGATTGAACCCTCTGCGGTGGAAGAAACTCAATCATATCAATCACAAGAAGCAAATGAAGATAGCCGAACGAAGGAAGAAATGGGTGGCGATTTTGCTCCCACTGCTCCGCCCTGCAGTGCTCCAGCCGTCCCAAACCTGTCCACCACCATGCTCTATCCCGATTTGAGCCAACTAAAGCTGGAAGCGAGCGACGGCGTGCAAACGTTAGCACGTCCTTCAATCACCAGCGCGCAACCAATCGAACGGCCCTGCATTAGTGCACCGCGAACCCGCACACTCTACCTGCAATGCATCCAGCAGATGGAGGATATCGCCCTACAGACCGACCGGGCGCATCTGGACGCGATGGAGCAGCAGTTTGTCCGGTCCGAAAGCCCGCACGGCGTGGCGAAGGATCCGGGTGGGTACGATGACGACCTGCACATAAGCATACAGACGTATCGGGCCGGCTACCACGGCTACGGCGAGGTCGTGCGGGAGCGCAAGGT is part of the Anopheles gambiae chromosome X, idAnoGambNW_F1_1, whole genome shotgun sequence genome and harbors:
- the LOC3289597 gene encoding chaoptin codes for the protein MARGDAGLEYMFKFGYTLVLVTVAIMIWASLARAREIDTQNHPPCAFNPLCTCSKSAPDLGIVNCREVLFPAVPKVINSSKLFMLTMDGTGLRELEPYFLQSTGLYRLEITNNPLTELPDEALYGLERSLWELVLEHNQLVDIPSRTIRDLRKLRLLSLRGNDITTVAPDAFRGIESTLQSLVLADNSITQLAPSTLAGLPNLETLDLSGNGLMQLDANVFRDGLGKLSKLLLADNLLQHVPYDAVSVLSRLRTLDLSRNRLQDLTPDEDEQQGMPGMPGGNYRLTLDSLNLSYNELETLPAASFTLIDTANMTLLDGNPLTLIEDNAFRSAKIRELYVRHCDLDHLEPEAFSGLENYLQVLDLSGNNLTEVADNQFRGFENLRYLNVKDNLLRHSDQRNASPFARLNLNRLEAVGQRNQPIALAELGNMRNLRSLTTSYLPSASLGPDDFANFSPELEELRLNRASLKVIKAHAFTHVRGLKRLDLSENRIDSIEPDAFSDVGHSLVSLRASHGLGSQLVVFPIEAFRKLTALEALDLSNNRLKAIGDTSFHLLRNLVSLELHDNQIDALAKGTFQSDIHTKLMMISLGYNNIKQLITHTFVDLEELEALLLGDNRIETIEKRTFMNLSNLKLINLRGNRLSKIADEAFQNLPELEKLDLAYNSLTAFDFMCLDQVGSLTLLEVDVSNNKIKTLGTVENATDNGGHREQQQLQPQQPQQPTIHSNIRALDFSNNNISRIIPGYFRPTELSLMKLVLRQNQLTTVARELFGNMPHLSWLDLSDNEIVELEYDALRSTRKLQVLKLSHNLLTEVPAELFRNVHNLRVLELAHNSLKYLPDSLLLSEGLERLDVSHNQLTKIPVTALSNMAALSLCELDLSHNHIGAIHSIDLSNKFRSLSWLDLSHNRLVRLEDAAFATLPRLSVLNLSHNDELEVMGKAFVGLENSLIELQLANVSLSSVPELSNPSLRTLKISHNDLPTIPPELAANMTSLRELDLSENDLTSVPLITHSLPNLKRLSLSGNPITTLSNTSLLGAADTLEQLDIANLNLHSIETGVLNKLHYLRSLTISTFPALPNFNIPRILENANNLRDLWIEAPKPPSATSAMGGPVGSTSKASKPIAVAATDLRREMDGVLPRKLQSITFGGVGFSRLSDTVLKGVRSATLHFRLHNTSLVALPGNLFRHMGKPVRNITVTIDEDNDLLQSVPNPNTAHYLALPEHVFLTELQISGSVLNCDCEIGWIEFWQRKRRQYLCPANPWTETSLTNYFKHATPLAYAKGSDCGDSANELREARCSNKNNDLLLEVLKKDLECGWGSTGNRLGIVPAIAFVLVFIVLLI